A stretch of DNA from Hippopotamus amphibius kiboko isolate mHipAmp2 chromosome 5, mHipAmp2.hap2, whole genome shotgun sequence:
CCTATGGTAACTGCTTCTTCACTTTATGCCATCTTGGCTTAAGGAAAGGTTTCCTAGGAACACTCTACTTTTGgatagtggggggtggggtaggaacctgtaaaatgagaatttaaTTGCGCATTCTCTAGGAGCTTGTGAAGTTTTCCCAGTCAGAACTGTCTATAGCAACTTGATTCAATGAAATGTTTTCTACTGTCTAGGAAACACCTGATTCTAGCATGATGgtctgtgtgtacatgtataattttttttggtaCATGTGTCATCTACACTGTCTCTGTCATCCCATACCTACAAAGTAAAAAGGAACTAAATTAAACTTAGGATATATGGGGGTGTGGGGAAATATTTTTCATCAACTTGATTTATAGGCCCTTAAGAAGTTATGCTATGTTTTAGGGAATCATAAGGGAACCGGAAAATACTAAATACATTCAAAATCTTGCTTTATCTCCTGTTCTAGAAAAGACTAATCATCACACAGCTATGCCACAAATGCCATGGACTAGCCAATCCCTTTAAGCTTTTTCCCTCactttttttattgatataattcacataccataaaattcatctttttaaagtacACGATTCACTCGTTTTTCAGCAAATTCACAAAGTTGTAGAACCATTTCCACTATCTAATTTCTGAACATTTCGGTCACCCCCATAACAAACTCTGCATCCTTCAGCAGCCACTTCCCAATGCCCCTTCCCCTGCTCCTATAAACCACTACTTTCTATCTGTTGATTACGGAtgcttcacataaatggaatcatatgttatgaggccttttgtgcctggcttctcccATGtagcatgttttcaaagttcatccgtGCTGTAGCacatatcagtatttcattcttttttatggtggaaAAATATTTCACTGGATAGACAGatgacattttgtttatccactctcttCAGTGATGGACTTCTGGGtgatttccaccttttggttattataaataatgcttccaTGAAATTCatgtacaagcttttgtgtgaacatgtgttttcaattttcttggtaTATACCTAAAAGGAGAATTATTGCGTCATAGGGTAACTCTGtgttaactttttgaggagctgccagacTGCCTGCCACGGCAGCTATGCTatctcacattcccaccagcaatgcatgatgGTTCGAATTTTTCACATCATTGGCAGTACTTGTTATTGTCCCTCTTTTTTAATTGTAGCCATCCTACCTggtatgaagtggtatttcactgtggttttgatctgcattttccCTAATAACCAATGATGCtgctttttaagctttttaatttAAGCTTCAACCACACCTTCCTATCTGAAGGACAACTAGGTAGTACAAGTAttaataattcaatttttaaagaataggCTTTACATAATGCTGTACATAATGCAAATTCTCATGCTGAAGTGCAATGGCAGGTATGTGAAAGAAGTAGGAATGTTTCATACTGCATTGCTTAAGTGACTCATCACTACTTAGTTAATAAGTAATCACAACTGAGGTGAAATAAAGTATATTTCTAATAAAGAGATGCCAAGAAACTGGCTGGTATAACTGGTGTAACAAACTGGTATAACAAACTGGTATAACAAAATATACCAAGTAAGGTCCTGAAAATATACCAAGAAAATGTACATTCTTGAACATTTTTCATGGTAAAGAAGCCTAAAGtagttatgaaaataaattttaagttattttggaAGAACATGATCTTTAACAAAAAATAGATAACGTTATTGAATTGCTTATAGCTTTCTGACTGCCAGTCCAGAGCACACAGACGAGAGAAGAGCTGGCCAATGTGTCTCTGACTTCTTATGTCATGTACTCGCCAGTCTTCAGTGATAACTCATGAGGAGCACGCACTGTTCTAGAGGTAAAactctttaatttctttggacAATAATAAGtgtttgaaacaaacaaaataatcctAAACTTGAGAGTAGAATTAATGGTCCCCAAGGAGTACACCAGCCAGTCCatgaagagggaggaaaggaatcaTGGGCACGGAGGAATCACATTAAGGGTGAACTATGAAAAACAGAGAGGATTTCATCTGGAATGCGAAGAAACAATGATCCCAACAGTCTAAGAGGACCATATGCTCCTAATTCAAAGTCTTGGTCAATCTGCTACTGGGTCAACAGCTAATGAGGGCCCTGGCCCGCTGAAACTTTTGGGAGGAGACTATTAGGCTCATCACCCTTCTTACCCTGTAATACTTGGAAGGCTTGAACTCCGTGATGCCAGGAGAAAAGATGACTGGTCAACTTTTCAGAGCTCCCTGAACTATGTTCTAAACTGCTTCTGTCAGTCACTGCATCACTTATAGGAGCCCAAATAACATTTCTTCCAAGTCATGTAAAAGTCACTTTCACATCATTGAACTGTGTATGTGTTAAGTCTTGTCTTACTCTCCTCCGGTTTTACTTTTCCTCAGCACTTTAATTCCCTACCTTTGAAACTatctttttggtctttttaaatATTGTCTAAGTTCTTGGCCTAACttatccttctcttccttttttgaaattccattctttttgtgACCTGTCCTTAAATTCTCAGACTCCTGTTTCCTTCCCTCCTATTCAGCTCTTCTCACTTGTACTACCAATACAGCAGGCTGCCCTGCCTAGTGGCTAACAGAACATTCTGTGCATGTGGGCACGTAGTACTTTCTAATAATAGCTTTTCAATTGTAATCTGGAGCCATAAGGACCAATATAAAGTTCAAAGCAAGTATCAAAGCACTTTACTTGAAAGCAAATAAGTGTAAAGCTGACAAAAAGTTGTCATAAAAGATTCACTTAAAGTGACTTGCCccttaaaaaaatgacatcttaAGTACCTTTCACTCTCAGCTGTCTGCATGGTCTCCAGTTTTGAGTGAGTTCCTCTGTTAAATCCTTTTACCTCCTGTTCTTCCAAAGATTCCAGCAATCGGATGACATCTTTATTCACTCCCCTGCGCTTTGCCAGAACTAGGGGTGTAGCACCTTGATGATTGCTAAAAAGTTCATAAAAATAAAGAGGTCATCATAGCAGTTATATTATACTGTTAGTAGCCATTTGTGTAGATCTCAGTGAGGAAGCCATGAGCCCCATTAACCCAAAATTAAAATCCAGAGTAGAATTACTGGTTGAGCTGGAACTTGAATTTGgagttaaccttttttttttccttttacgggaaaaggaaaaaatatatatataggcaaGAGTAGataaatgagaataaataaaagaaaaagagggcaTCTTCCTAGAAATTAACTGGAAAATTCTAGATTCATTCTtatctaatatttatatatttcatgagaagagtgtatatatttttttaaagcctaagaattaaaaaaaaacaaaaaacccaaaacacccaAGCTCACAATCAATCAAATAAGCTGCTTTGGTTCACCTAGCTATTTAACAACAGGAGAGAGCCCAAGTAACACCGAATCCTATAGTTAATTCCCACCACGTTTTGTGCTGTAGAAGCAGAACCATTTACTGTCTTATTCAGATTTTGGGACATTATCGCACCAATAAATTAGGGTAACACGTATCTGTAGGTTAAAGATCAAGGTCACTTTTTAAAGGGGCCTGATACCTTTCCcacttaaaagacaaaagtatcactaaaacaaacccaaaaaccCACTACTTCTTCAAACTGTGCAGTATAAAAAGGACTGTGAGCCCCAGAGGTAACGAAGCTAGCTAACATGGTATATAACATGACAGAAGGCAAACAAGCTTTGGAATCAGGTGGAATTAGGTTCAAATTCCAGGTGTATGACCTTTGTTAAGTCATTTAACCCAGAATTCTTGTCTCAACTATTTCATCTATAAGATGAATACCTACCTTAATAGCTATTCAcgctgaggattaaatgagcgaACACATATGTGCAATGCCCAGGCCGTAACAGATTTTCAACAGATgttagttcttttcttctttttcccttgccTTACAATACACAATTAATTAGTAGCAGAACCTAACCACTATTTTCATAGAAAAACTTATACTGCTTCAGCTTAAATCTAGAAGTCAGTCTCTTATTTCCTCACTCACTGTCCTCAATACCCTTCTGAACATGTCACTACACTCAATTAATGAGGAAACAAAATCAACAGACTCCAACATTACACCACTGGTTGAGAGACTAATGGGAAGAAGTGACAAGACTTCAAAAACCACAGAACTTACCAAATATCAATTTTCAGTCCATTGGAAACTAAGAATTGAATAGTATCCACATGGCCACAGAGATGAAGAGCTGTGTTTCCCTGATAATCTGTGGCCAGGAGATCAGCACCAAATTTATGTAACAACTGGCAGATGTCTACATTCCCTCGGGCTGCTGCGAggtgaaggcctgttctgccccTGCTGTCACGAATATTGGGGTCAAAGCCACTTTCCAAAAGCCTCTTGGAGTAGTTAAAGTCCCCATCAATACAGGCTTGCAGCAGGGGCACATTAGTCTGAGAAGAATCATTTACAAAAACGTAGGACATTGTTCAGATGTGGTAGTTGGAATGTGCCTGTAATGAAATATGAGGTGAGTGAGATACAGAGAAGCCAAACTAAATCAAGACAATGAAGTCATTTAGAAAAGCACCATTTCTTATCCTTCTTGGCCTCCCACCTCAAATAAATTACCTCACCA
This window harbors:
- the ANKRD46 gene encoding ankyrin repeat domain-containing protein 46, producing the protein MSYVFVNDSSQTNVPLLQACIDGDFNYSKRLLESGFDPNIRDSRGRTGLHLAAARGNVDICQLLHKFGADLLATDYQGNTALHLCGHVDTIQFLVSNGLKIDICNHQGATPLVLAKRRGVNKDVIRLLESLEEQEVKGFNRGTHSKLETMQTAESESAMESHSLLNPNLQQGEGVLSSFRTTWQEFVEDLGFWRVLLLIFVIALLSLGIAYYVSGVLPFVENQPELVH